A region of Pyxidicoccus parkwaysis DNA encodes the following proteins:
- a CDS encoding MarC family protein, whose product MSGYLSLFLVSLSAVFFVVDPVGVVPLFLAMTAGDSQEKVRRTAMRACLVACGMMLFFALFGGVIFKVFGVSLGAFRVAGGILLLITALDMLRARPSETRTTPTEEQEGVVKEDVAIVPLAIPLLSGPGAIATAMVLMAKGSSSLTTAIPVLAAIVITFVASYFILRASGLIQRVLRQSGVAIVERVMGLILAAIAVQFIADGGKELLR is encoded by the coding sequence ATGTCGGGGTACCTGTCGCTGTTCCTGGTGTCGCTGTCGGCGGTCTTCTTCGTGGTGGACCCCGTGGGCGTGGTGCCGTTGTTCCTGGCGATGACGGCCGGGGACTCGCAGGAGAAGGTGCGCCGCACGGCGATGCGCGCCTGTCTCGTCGCGTGCGGGATGATGTTGTTCTTCGCCCTCTTCGGCGGCGTCATCTTCAAGGTGTTCGGAGTGTCGCTGGGCGCCTTCCGCGTGGCCGGCGGAATCCTGCTGCTCATCACCGCGCTGGACATGCTCCGCGCCCGCCCGTCCGAGACACGCACCACTCCCACCGAGGAGCAGGAAGGCGTGGTGAAGGAGGACGTGGCCATCGTCCCGCTGGCCATTCCGCTGCTGTCCGGCCCGGGCGCCATCGCCACCGCCATGGTGCTGATGGCCAAGGGGAGCAGCTCGCTGACGACTGCGATTCCCGTGCTGGCCGCCATCGTGATTACGTTCGTGGCGTCCTACTTCATCCTCCGCGCGTCCGGGCTGATTCAGCGCGTGCTGCGCCAGTCCGGCGTCGCGATTGTCGAGCGTGTGATGGGGCTCATCCTCGCCGCGATTGCCGTGCAGTTCATCGCGGACGGCGGCAAGGAGTTGCTCAGATAG
- the bamA gene encoding outer membrane protein assembly factor BamA, translated as MRLPVLSRKSLLPLLAVALSSLVSGPARAQVDGGVPAPAPVPAVTSPSALDRVPADAGTAPEAAPAPQAPPPEDVPTVGADDENRVVEIRVEGNKRVEAEAIRRALRTKVGQPLLPANTAQDLRAVWALGYFQNVELLVQHLPKGVAYVVRVEERPVIRLVQLQGNEELSRDDLKEEIEVKPNTILDMETVRSTVSKIQAKYVEKGYFLAEVTHQLKPVPESPGSVDVVFVINERAKVMVKQITFIGAEKVSPDILKETMITREGGFFSFFTGEGTYRQEAFDRDLQVIQYAYFDRGFINVRVDKPTVQLSADKRFIYITIRVTEGEAYDIGKIDFAGDLLPDVSKETMAALMRSRPGTRFNRTQLSQDIVSVSDVYYDRGYAYANINPVTNVNADTKTVDLTFEVQKGPQVTIERIDVVGNSKTRDKVIRRELRVYEGELYSGTGVRRSRERVTALGFFETVEITQKPGSQDDTIVLQVEVKEKATGTFQVGLGFSNVENFIFTAQISQNNFLGWGQSVSASAQISGLRSLVQLSFYDPYFLDTKYLLSAEFFRVQADYEGFIRNSTGGNVSIGYQFIDDLLGTVGYSREWVTVEAGQNLGAVLLANQFLSGVTSALRLSLSFDRRDNRLFPSRGFIHYGSVETAPSFLGGTFLFNRYTAYSRLYFPLPLGFVFKTNATVGYIQQLDKNKPLPISELYYVGGINSVRGYFLRSISPSVKVPRSASPDATVTDFDVGGNKQLVFNFELEFPIFEKAGLRGVLFYDAGNAYASNERFFQDKQDKLPLGLFHSAGFGFRWFSPIGPLRFEWGIPLTRRPEDDRILFEFTIGNFF; from the coding sequence TTGAGGCTCCCCGTTCTGTCGCGCAAGTCACTGCTCCCGCTGCTGGCGGTCGCCCTGTCCTCTCTCGTGTCCGGCCCTGCCCGGGCCCAGGTGGATGGAGGTGTGCCCGCTCCCGCGCCCGTTCCGGCGGTGACCTCTCCCTCCGCCCTCGACCGGGTGCCCGCTGACGCCGGCACGGCTCCAGAAGCCGCGCCCGCCCCCCAGGCCCCGCCGCCCGAAGACGTCCCCACCGTGGGTGCGGACGACGAGAACCGGGTGGTGGAGATTCGCGTCGAGGGCAACAAGCGCGTGGAGGCCGAGGCCATCCGCCGCGCCCTGCGCACCAAGGTGGGCCAGCCGCTGCTGCCCGCCAACACCGCGCAGGACCTCCGCGCCGTCTGGGCCCTGGGCTACTTCCAGAACGTGGAGCTGCTCGTCCAGCACCTCCCCAAGGGCGTGGCCTACGTCGTCCGCGTCGAGGAGCGGCCCGTCATCCGCCTCGTGCAGCTCCAGGGCAACGAGGAGCTCAGCCGGGATGACCTGAAGGAAGAAATCGAGGTCAAGCCCAACACCATCCTGGACATGGAGACGGTGCGCTCCACCGTCTCCAAGATTCAGGCGAAGTACGTGGAGAAGGGCTACTTCCTCGCCGAAGTCACGCACCAGCTCAAGCCCGTGCCGGAGAGCCCCGGCAGCGTGGACGTCGTCTTCGTCATCAACGAGCGCGCCAAGGTGATGGTGAAGCAGATCACCTTCATCGGCGCGGAGAAGGTGTCCCCGGACATCCTCAAGGAGACGATGATTACCCGCGAGGGTGGCTTCTTCTCCTTCTTCACCGGCGAGGGCACCTACCGCCAGGAGGCGTTCGACCGCGACCTCCAGGTCATCCAGTACGCCTACTTCGACCGCGGCTTCATCAACGTCCGGGTGGACAAGCCCACCGTCCAGCTCTCCGCGGACAAGCGCTTCATCTACATCACCATCCGCGTCACCGAGGGCGAGGCCTACGACATCGGGAAGATCGACTTCGCCGGTGACCTGCTCCCCGACGTGTCCAAGGAGACGATGGCGGCGCTGATGCGCTCGCGCCCGGGCACGCGCTTCAACCGCACGCAGCTGTCGCAGGACATCGTCTCCGTCTCGGACGTCTACTACGACCGCGGCTACGCCTACGCGAACATCAACCCCGTCACCAACGTCAACGCCGACACCAAGACGGTGGACCTGACCTTCGAAGTGCAGAAGGGCCCGCAGGTCACCATCGAGCGCATCGACGTGGTGGGCAACAGCAAGACGCGCGACAAGGTCATCCGCCGCGAGCTGCGCGTGTACGAGGGCGAGCTCTACTCCGGCACCGGCGTGCGCCGCAGCCGCGAGCGCGTCACCGCCCTGGGCTTCTTCGAGACGGTGGAAATCACCCAGAAGCCCGGCAGCCAGGACGACACCATCGTCCTCCAGGTGGAGGTGAAGGAGAAGGCCACCGGTACCTTCCAGGTCGGCCTCGGCTTCTCCAACGTGGAGAACTTCATCTTCACGGCGCAGATCTCCCAGAACAACTTCCTGGGCTGGGGCCAGAGCGTCTCCGCGTCCGCGCAGATTTCGGGCCTGCGCTCCCTGGTGCAGCTGTCCTTCTATGACCCGTACTTCTTGGACACGAAGTACCTGCTGTCCGCGGAGTTCTTCCGCGTCCAGGCGGACTACGAGGGCTTCATCCGCAACTCCACCGGTGGCAACGTCTCCATCGGCTACCAGTTCATCGACGACCTGCTGGGCACCGTCGGCTACTCGCGCGAGTGGGTGACGGTGGAGGCGGGGCAGAACCTGGGCGCGGTGCTGCTCGCCAACCAGTTCCTCTCCGGCGTCACCAGCGCGCTGCGCCTGTCGCTCTCGTTCGACCGGCGCGACAACCGCCTCTTCCCGTCGCGTGGCTTCATCCACTACGGCTCGGTGGAGACGGCCCCAAGCTTCCTGGGCGGCACGTTCCTCTTCAACCGGTACACGGCCTACTCGCGCCTGTACTTCCCCTTGCCGCTCGGCTTCGTCTTCAAGACGAACGCAACCGTCGGCTACATCCAGCAGCTCGACAAGAACAAGCCGCTCCCCATCTCCGAGCTCTACTACGTGGGCGGCATCAACAGCGTCCGCGGCTACTTCCTGCGCAGCATCAGCCCGTCGGTGAAGGTGCCGCGCTCCGCCAGCCCGGACGCCACCGTCACGGACTTCGACGTCGGCGGCAACAAGCAGCTCGTCTTCAACTTCGAGCTGGAGTTCCCCATCTTCGAGAAGGCCGGCCTGCGCGGCGTGCTCTTCTACGACGCCGGCAACGCCTACGCGTCCAACGAGCGCTTCTTCCAGGACAAGCAGGACAAGCTGCCGCTCGGCCTCTTCCACTCGGCCGGCTTCGGCTTCCGCTGGTTCTCGCCCATCGGCCCCCTGCGCTTCGAGTGGGGCATCCCGCTCACCAGGCGGCCGGAGGATGACCGCATCCTGTTCGAGTTCACTATCGGCAACTTCTTCTGA
- the lpxA gene encoding acyl-ACP--UDP-N-acetylglucosamine O-acyltransferase: protein MAQVHPTAVVHPDARLHETVEVGPYSVIGPQVTIGAGSRVGPHVVIEGRTTLGARNRIYQFASVGADPQDLKYAGEDTELILGDDNSVREFVSLHKGTAGGGGATRIGSGNLFMANCHVAHDCVVGNGCRIGNGSALAGHVTMEDHVIISGLAAVHQFTRLGKHAFISGGAMVTMDIPPYATAQGDRAELVGLNTVGLERSGFTKEQIERVKEAHRILFRSKLGLQDAMARLRTELGGHPEVDHLIDFVTQSKRGLTR from the coding sequence ATGGCTCAGGTTCATCCCACCGCGGTGGTCCATCCCGACGCCCGCCTCCACGAGACGGTCGAGGTCGGCCCCTACTCGGTCATCGGTCCGCAGGTGACGATTGGCGCGGGCTCGCGGGTGGGCCCGCACGTCGTCATCGAGGGCCGCACCACGCTCGGCGCGCGCAACCGCATCTACCAGTTCGCCTCCGTGGGCGCGGACCCGCAGGACCTCAAGTACGCTGGCGAGGACACGGAGCTCATCCTCGGGGACGACAACAGCGTCCGCGAGTTCGTCTCCCTCCACAAGGGCACGGCGGGCGGCGGCGGCGCCACGCGCATCGGCAGCGGCAACCTCTTCATGGCCAACTGCCACGTGGCGCATGACTGCGTCGTCGGCAACGGCTGCCGCATCGGCAACGGCTCCGCGCTGGCGGGGCACGTGACGATGGAGGACCACGTCATCATCAGCGGCCTGGCGGCGGTGCACCAGTTCACCCGGCTGGGCAAGCACGCCTTCATCTCCGGCGGCGCCATGGTGACCATGGACATTCCGCCCTACGCCACGGCGCAGGGAGACCGCGCGGAGCTGGTGGGCCTCAACACCGTGGGCCTGGAGCGCAGCGGCTTCACCAAGGAGCAGATCGAGCGCGTCAAGGAAGCGCACCGCATCCTGTTCCGCTCGAAGCTGGGCCTTCAGGACGCGATGGCGCGGCTGCGCACGGAGCTGGGTGGCCACCCCGAGGTGGACCACCTCATCGACTTCGTCACGCAGAGCAAGCGCGGCCTCACGCGCTGA
- the fabZ gene encoding 3-hydroxyacyl-ACP dehydratase FabZ has translation MDIQEIQNLLPHRYPFLLVDRVVEIVPGQKLMAYKNVTVNEPFFNGHFPGQPVMPGVLILEALAQAMAILAYKSEGMDPKQKLTYLMGVDGARFRKPVLPGDRLHLSIEVLRHKGSVWKTKGTALVDGVRVAEGEFLATVVDKNAKADEPAAP, from the coding sequence ATGGACATCCAAGAGATCCAGAACCTGCTGCCTCACCGCTACCCGTTCCTCCTCGTGGACCGGGTGGTGGAAATCGTGCCCGGTCAGAAGCTGATGGCGTACAAGAACGTCACTGTGAATGAGCCCTTCTTCAACGGGCACTTCCCGGGGCAGCCGGTGATGCCGGGCGTGCTCATCCTGGAGGCGCTGGCGCAGGCCATGGCCATCCTCGCCTACAAGAGCGAGGGCATGGACCCCAAGCAGAAGCTCACCTACCTGATGGGCGTGGACGGGGCGCGCTTCCGGAAGCCCGTGCTGCCGGGCGACCGCCTGCACCTCTCCATCGAGGTGCTGCGCCACAAGGGTTCGGTGTGGAAGACGAAGGGCACGGCGTTGGTCGATGGAGTGAGGGTCGCCGAGGGCGAGTTCCTCGCGACCGTTGTGGACAAGAACGCCAAGGCGGACGAGCCCGCGGCTCCCTGA
- the lpxB gene encoding lipid-A-disaccharide synthase, whose protein sequence is MTPPPRILVVAGEASGDTHAAELVAALQARRPDLTFFGMGGSRLAARGVELLYDAREVSVMGITEVLPRIPRILQILKGLAQAAAERRPDVAILVDIPDFNLRLAEKLKALGVPVAYYVSPMIWAWRRGRVRTIKRLVDRMLCILPFEEAFYREAGVSARYVGSPVVEQVPAPDTATAFRERLGLQKDAPTLALLPGSRMSEIRRLLPTMVDAAKRLAAERPGLQVVVPVAPTIPREEVTSRFEGSGLSPVLVDGHAPEVVGASDAAVVASGTAVLEAGLMQRPLVVVYRVSLITYWVGRLMLKVAFVSLVNLLAGRKVVPELLQGEMTPERIAEEVRRVWTPGAPREEMLRGLAEMRGRLGEAGAATRAAESVLELLPPRPV, encoded by the coding sequence ATGACGCCCCCGCCCCGCATCCTCGTCGTGGCCGGCGAGGCCTCTGGCGATACCCACGCCGCAGAGCTCGTCGCCGCCCTCCAGGCCCGCCGCCCGGACCTCACCTTCTTCGGCATGGGAGGCTCCCGCCTGGCCGCTCGGGGGGTGGAGCTGCTCTACGACGCCCGCGAGGTGTCCGTCATGGGCATCACCGAGGTGCTCCCCCGCATCCCCCGCATCCTCCAAATCCTCAAGGGGCTGGCCCAGGCCGCCGCCGAGCGCCGCCCCGACGTCGCCATCCTGGTGGACATCCCCGACTTCAACCTCAGACTGGCGGAGAAGCTCAAGGCGCTGGGAGTCCCGGTGGCCTACTACGTCTCTCCGATGATCTGGGCCTGGCGCCGGGGCCGGGTGCGCACCATCAAACGCCTGGTGGACCGGATGCTCTGCATCCTCCCCTTCGAGGAGGCCTTCTACCGGGAGGCCGGGGTCAGCGCCCGCTACGTCGGCAGCCCCGTGGTGGAGCAGGTGCCCGCACCCGACACCGCCACCGCCTTCCGCGAGCGGCTGGGCCTCCAGAAGGACGCCCCCACGCTCGCACTGCTTCCCGGCAGCCGGATGAGTGAAATCCGACGTCTGCTGCCCACCATGGTGGACGCGGCGAAGCGTCTCGCCGCCGAGCGGCCCGGACTGCAGGTGGTGGTGCCGGTGGCCCCCACCATCCCCCGTGAGGAGGTGACGTCCCGCTTCGAGGGCAGCGGCCTGTCCCCGGTGCTGGTGGACGGACACGCCCCCGAGGTGGTGGGCGCCAGCGACGCGGCGGTGGTGGCCTCGGGGACGGCGGTGCTGGAAGCCGGACTGATGCAGCGTCCACTGGTGGTCGTCTACCGGGTGTCGCTCATCACGTACTGGGTGGGCCGGCTGATGCTGAAGGTGGCCTTCGTGTCGCTGGTGAACCTGCTGGCCGGCCGGAAGGTGGTGCCGGAGCTGCTCCAGGGGGAGATGACGCCCGAGCGCATCGCCGAGGAGGTCCGCCGGGTGTGGACGCCGGGGGCCCCCCGCGAGGAGATGTTGCGGGGCCTGGCGGAGATGCGGGGCCGGCTGGGCGAGGCCGGGGCCGCCACCCGGGCGGCGGAGTCCGTACTGGAGCTGCTGCCCCCGCGCCCCGTTTAG
- the lpxD gene encoding UDP-3-O-(3-hydroxymyristoyl)glucosamine N-acyltransferase yields the protein MQTPSPPRRLGELAAHVGGELLGDPQQLIHGLNGLEEAGPGDVSFYGNTRYRRQFEATRASAVLVGAGTDAPPRDGMSLVRVPNPHLAYAKLLALFHPPSRPSPGVRPGAWVHPEATVHPEATLLPGASVDRGASVGARTVLYPGAYVGEQARVGDDCILYPNVTVRERCIVGTRVILHASSVVGADGFGFAFNPEGAEGPEHFKIPQVGIVRIEDDVEVGACTCIDRATVGETVVGRGTKLDNLVQIAHNVKVGPLSLICAQAGVSGSAEIGTGVVLAGQVGVVGHIRVGDLAKVGAQSGVAHDVEDGQVVSGSPAVPHKEWLRASAAAGQVADLLKEVRALRRRVETLEKEKGE from the coding sequence GTGCAGACCCCCTCGCCCCCCCGACGGCTCGGGGAGCTCGCCGCCCACGTTGGCGGTGAGCTCCTCGGCGACCCCCAGCAGCTCATCCACGGACTCAACGGGCTCGAGGAAGCGGGCCCGGGGGACGTGTCCTTCTACGGCAACACCCGCTACCGGCGGCAGTTCGAGGCCACCCGCGCCTCCGCCGTCCTGGTGGGCGCGGGCACCGACGCGCCGCCTCGCGACGGCATGTCGCTGGTGCGCGTGCCCAACCCGCACCTGGCCTACGCGAAGCTGCTGGCCCTGTTCCACCCGCCGTCGCGTCCGTCCCCGGGCGTGCGCCCCGGCGCGTGGGTGCACCCGGAGGCCACCGTGCATCCGGAGGCCACGCTGTTGCCCGGCGCCTCGGTGGACCGCGGCGCCAGCGTGGGCGCGCGCACGGTGCTGTACCCCGGCGCCTACGTGGGCGAGCAGGCCCGCGTGGGTGACGACTGCATCCTGTACCCCAACGTCACGGTGCGCGAGCGGTGCATCGTCGGCACCCGCGTCATCCTCCACGCCTCCAGCGTGGTGGGCGCGGACGGCTTCGGCTTCGCCTTCAACCCGGAAGGGGCGGAGGGGCCGGAGCACTTCAAGATTCCCCAGGTGGGCATCGTCCGCATCGAGGACGACGTCGAAGTCGGGGCCTGCACCTGCATCGACCGCGCGACGGTGGGTGAGACGGTGGTGGGCCGCGGCACGAAGCTGGACAACCTGGTGCAGATTGCCCACAACGTGAAGGTGGGTCCGCTGTCGCTCATCTGCGCGCAGGCCGGCGTGTCCGGCTCGGCGGAGATTGGCACCGGCGTGGTGCTGGCCGGACAGGTGGGCGTGGTGGGCCACATCCGCGTGGGTGACTTGGCCAAGGTCGGCGCCCAGTCCGGTGTGGCGCACGACGTGGAAGACGGACAGGTGGTGAGCGGCAGTCCGGCGGTGCCCCACAAGGAATGGCTCCGGGCCAGCGCGGCCGCGGGGCAGGTGGCGGACCTGCTCAAGGAAGTGCGTGCCCTGCGCCGCAGGGTTGAGACGCTGGAGAAGGAGAAGGGGGAGTGA
- a CDS encoding polyprenol monophosphomannose synthase, producing MNPALVCIPTYNERENIEAIVQAVLKADARVDILVVDDNSPDGTGQLADALAAKDSRVRVLHREKKEGLGRAYLAAFRWALAEGYTYILEMDADFSHDPRYLPGFIDAAQAGADLVLGSRYVTGGGTVNWGVGRQVISRGGSLYARTILGVGIRDLTGGFKCFHRRVLESIDLDAVKSTGYAFQIELTYRTLKKGFTVREIPIVFEDRRVGHSKMSKKIFAEALTMVWKLRLKV from the coding sequence ATGAACCCTGCCCTGGTCTGCATCCCCACGTACAACGAGCGGGAAAACATCGAGGCCATCGTCCAGGCGGTGCTGAAGGCCGATGCCCGCGTGGACATCCTCGTCGTCGACGACAACTCGCCCGACGGCACGGGGCAGCTCGCCGACGCGCTCGCCGCCAAGGATTCGCGCGTGCGGGTGCTGCACCGCGAGAAGAAGGAGGGCCTGGGCCGCGCGTACCTCGCCGCCTTCCGCTGGGCGCTGGCCGAGGGCTACACGTACATCCTGGAGATGGACGCGGACTTCAGCCATGACCCGCGCTACCTGCCCGGCTTCATCGACGCGGCCCAGGCGGGCGCGGACCTGGTGCTGGGCTCGCGCTACGTCACGGGCGGCGGCACGGTGAACTGGGGCGTGGGCCGGCAGGTCATCAGCCGCGGCGGCAGCCTCTACGCGCGCACGATTCTGGGCGTGGGCATCCGAGACCTCACCGGCGGCTTCAAGTGCTTCCACCGCCGCGTGCTGGAGTCCATCGACCTGGATGCGGTGAAGAGCACCGGGTACGCGTTCCAGATTGAGCTCACCTACCGCACCCTGAAGAAGGGCTTCACCGTGCGCGAGATTCCCATCGTCTTCGAGGACCGCCGCGTGGGCCATTCGAAGATGAGCAAGAAGATCTTCGCCGAGGCCCTCACCATGGTGTGGAAGCTGCGCCTCAAGGTGTAG
- a CDS encoding LpxI family protein: MERIGLIAGNGQLPFLFARAARARGLEVVAVAHRGETDPALASEVALLTWVRVGQVDRIQKAFREAGVKQAAMAGGIGRVRALKEARPDLGAVRIISRLRTFRDDALLRAVAADFEARGVTIIAPTDFLGEVLCPEGHLAGPKLHPAQEKDVALGREVAVLLGQADVGQTVVVYNGHVLALEAVEGTDETIRRGGKLNGKGGAVVVKRCKPQQDLRFDLPAVGPRTLDVMKEVGAKVLALEVGRTVLLDAPALFAGAESAGITIVGVP, from the coding sequence GTGGAGCGCATCGGCCTCATCGCGGGCAACGGCCAATTGCCCTTCCTCTTCGCGCGCGCGGCGCGTGCGCGGGGACTGGAGGTGGTGGCCGTGGCGCACCGGGGGGAGACGGACCCGGCGCTGGCCTCGGAAGTGGCGCTGCTCACCTGGGTGCGGGTAGGGCAGGTGGACCGCATCCAGAAGGCCTTCCGCGAGGCCGGCGTGAAGCAGGCGGCCATGGCGGGCGGCATCGGCCGCGTGCGGGCGCTGAAGGAGGCCCGGCCGGATTTGGGCGCGGTGCGCATCATCTCCAGGCTGCGCACCTTCCGGGACGACGCGCTCCTGCGCGCGGTGGCCGCGGACTTCGAGGCGCGCGGCGTCACCATCATCGCCCCCACGGACTTCCTCGGTGAGGTGCTGTGCCCCGAGGGGCACCTCGCGGGGCCGAAGCTCCACCCGGCGCAGGAGAAGGACGTGGCGCTGGGCCGCGAAGTCGCGGTGCTGCTGGGCCAGGCGGACGTGGGCCAGACGGTGGTGGTGTATAACGGCCACGTGCTCGCGCTGGAGGCGGTGGAGGGCACGGATGAGACCATCCGCCGCGGCGGCAAGCTGAACGGCAAGGGCGGCGCCGTGGTGGTGAAGCGCTGCAAGCCGCAGCAGGATTTGCGCTTCGACCTGCCGGCGGTGGGCCCGCGCACGCTGGACGTGATGAAGGAAGTGGGCGCGAAGGTGCTGGCGCTCGAGGTGGGGCGCACGGTGCTGCTGGACGCACCGGCCCTCTTCGCCGGAGCCGAGTCGGCGGGCATCACGATTGTCGGCGTGCCGTGA
- a CDS encoding OmpA family protein — MNPRLLLLSVALCLPLPALADAIRVELEGKAALGEKLPTLVVHIEDAIAGFEVKLKRSDGKEVNLKGGGKPGVTRRIELEQPEGRFHYEGELVVRFPDAESGSMPLSFDTELYGALKLEVRKEDVDVEGRKLRFTLNRPAARVELTVLMDTGKKAFDGEVPFKGEPAGTPLELTWPKEEGRVMKLSLKAFDTSEFYTGLDLFPWQVDIPHEEVNFASGSADVPAAERSKLDKSHALIADALAKYGRFAALRLYVLGHTDTVGPTADNRELSLKRARSLAAYFRKKGLRVPVFYEGFGEQSLAVVTPDETAEAANRRAEYIIAVEDPVLQQAPYPPRWRKL, encoded by the coding sequence ATGAATCCCCGCCTGCTGCTGCTCTCTGTGGCCCTGTGCCTGCCGCTGCCCGCGCTGGCGGACGCCATCCGCGTCGAGCTGGAGGGCAAGGCCGCGCTGGGAGAGAAGCTACCCACGCTGGTCGTCCACATCGAGGACGCCATCGCCGGCTTCGAGGTGAAGCTCAAGCGCAGCGACGGCAAGGAAGTGAATCTCAAGGGCGGCGGCAAGCCGGGCGTTACCCGCCGCATCGAGTTGGAGCAGCCGGAAGGGCGCTTCCACTACGAGGGCGAATTGGTGGTGCGCTTCCCGGATGCGGAGTCCGGCAGCATGCCGCTGTCCTTCGACACGGAGCTGTACGGCGCGCTGAAGCTGGAGGTCCGCAAGGAGGACGTGGACGTCGAGGGGCGCAAGCTGCGCTTCACGCTGAACCGTCCGGCGGCGCGGGTGGAGTTGACGGTGTTGATGGACACCGGGAAGAAGGCCTTCGACGGGGAGGTCCCCTTCAAGGGCGAGCCGGCGGGCACGCCGCTGGAGCTGACCTGGCCGAAGGAGGAGGGCCGGGTGATGAAGCTCTCGCTCAAGGCCTTCGACACGTCCGAGTTCTACACGGGGCTCGACTTGTTCCCGTGGCAGGTGGACATCCCGCACGAGGAGGTGAACTTCGCCTCGGGCAGCGCGGATGTGCCGGCGGCGGAGCGAAGCAAGCTGGACAAGAGCCACGCGCTCATCGCGGACGCGCTGGCGAAGTACGGGCGCTTCGCGGCGCTGCGGCTGTACGTGCTGGGCCACACGGACACGGTGGGGCCCACGGCGGACAACCGCGAGCTGTCGCTCAAGCGGGCACGCAGTCTGGCCGCGTACTTCCGGAAGAAGGGGCTCCGGGTGCCGGTCTTCTACGAAGGTTTTGGAGAGCAGTCGCTGGCGGTGGTGACGCCGGACGAGACGGCGGAGGCTGCCAACCGCCGCGCCGAGTACATCATCGCCGTGGAGGACCCGGTGCTCCAGCAGGCGCCGTATCCCCCTCGCTGGCGGAAGCTGTGA
- a CDS encoding OmpH family outer membrane protein produces MSLRTTIAAVAAVFSLALPVAASAADLKVAYVDLQRVLLEVDDGKAAKARLQKWLDERQKEIDKEQEALRKEKETLDKQASAMSPDTKAQKDAELQRKVMVLAQKWEKSRAEAASKERQEMEPIVSKIDQVIAGLAERDDLSFVLEKRDSGIVFARSQYDISNEVIRAYNGQKKPAAPAAKDAPTKDAPKK; encoded by the coding sequence ATGTCGCTTCGCACCACCATCGCGGCCGTGGCCGCCGTCTTTTCGCTCGCCCTGCCGGTGGCCGCTTCGGCGGCGGACCTGAAGGTCGCCTACGTGGACCTGCAGCGCGTCCTGCTGGAGGTCGATGACGGCAAGGCCGCCAAGGCCCGCCTCCAGAAGTGGCTGGATGAGCGCCAGAAGGAAATCGACAAGGAGCAGGAGGCGCTCCGCAAGGAGAAGGAGACGCTGGACAAGCAGGCCAGCGCCATGAGCCCGGACACCAAGGCTCAGAAGGACGCGGAGCTCCAGCGCAAGGTGATGGTGCTCGCCCAGAAGTGGGAGAAGAGCCGCGCCGAGGCCGCCTCCAAGGAGCGTCAGGAGATGGAGCCCATCGTCTCCAAGATTGACCAGGTCATCGCCGGCCTCGCCGAGCGTGACGACCTGAGCTTCGTCCTGGAGAAGCGCGACTCGGGCATCGTCTTCGCCCGCTCGCAGTACGACATCTCCAACGAGGTCATCCGCGCGTACAACGGCCAGAAGAAGCCGGCGGCGCCCGCGGCCAAGGACGCGCCGACGAAGGACGCTCCGAAGAAGTAG